A window of Rubricoccus marinus contains these coding sequences:
- a CDS encoding GreA/GreB family elongation factor — protein MSRGFKKEEAPEDPIVVPPRAPLPAGVPNYVTPRGEGLLRDELAALDAERSALSSGGGEETQRKREITAVGEKIRLLRQRLAQTQVVDPERQKPGVARFGAHVTLSAADGNTRSVQIVGVDEADAARGLVAFTSPIARAVSGKSVGDAVVLKAGGTEEHLVVMSVAYGEAPEA, from the coding sequence ATGAGCCGAGGATTCAAAAAGGAGGAAGCCCCCGAGGACCCCATTGTGGTCCCCCCGCGCGCGCCGCTGCCGGCGGGCGTCCCCAACTACGTCACCCCACGCGGCGAGGGCCTTTTGCGCGACGAACTCGCGGCGCTGGACGCCGAGCGGTCGGCGCTGTCCTCTGGCGGAGGCGAGGAGACCCAGCGCAAACGCGAGATCACGGCCGTAGGCGAGAAGATCCGCCTCTTGCGCCAGAGGCTCGCCCAAACGCAGGTGGTGGACCCGGAGCGCCAGAAGCCGGGCGTGGCGCGGTTCGGCGCGCACGTGACCCTGAGCGCGGCGGACGGGAACACGCGGTCGGTCCAGATCGTGGGCGTGGACGAGGCGGATGCCGCCAGAGGCTTGGTGGCGTTTACGTCGCCCATTGCGCGGGCGGTCTCGGGGAAGTCGGTCGGGGATGCGGTGGTGCTGAAGGCGGGCGGCACCGAGGAGCATCTGGTGGTGATGAGCGTGGCGTACGGCGAGGCGCCAGAGGCGTAG
- a CDS encoding esterase/lipase family protein, translating into MRPPLFLVLVALIASGCAGARPDPRERNPIVFVHGWSASGSVWETMTQRFRDDGWPEAYLVAWSYDTNRSNVETAQALASVVDSVLAETGASRVDLVSHSMGALASRYYVGPLRGGPRVDAWVSLGGPSHGTITALTCRSPACREMRPGSDFLRALNEEDETPGTPRYATWRSPCDLVIIPQDSPSLEGAVNTATNCLLHLELPTNEVIYKQVRDWVAANEEGAAAANW; encoded by the coding sequence ATGCGACCGCCGCTTTTCCTCGTTCTCGTTGCTCTCATCGCGTCCGGGTGCGCCGGCGCCCGTCCAGATCCGCGCGAGCGCAACCCCATCGTGTTCGTTCACGGGTGGTCCGCCAGCGGCTCGGTTTGGGAGACGATGACGCAGCGCTTTCGGGACGACGGTTGGCCAGAGGCGTACCTCGTGGCGTGGTCGTACGACACCAACCGCTCGAACGTGGAAACGGCTCAGGCGCTCGCCTCCGTGGTCGACTCCGTCCTAGCCGAGACCGGGGCCTCTCGCGTCGACCTCGTCTCGCACTCCATGGGCGCTCTGGCGTCGCGGTACTACGTCGGTCCGCTGCGTGGGGGCCCGCGCGTGGACGCGTGGGTCTCTCTCGGAGGCCCCAGCCACGGCACCATCACGGCGCTGACCTGCCGCTCGCCCGCGTGCCGCGAGATGCGCCCGGGGTCCGACTTCCTCCGCGCGCTCAACGAGGAGGACGAGACGCCCGGGACTCCTCGCTACGCGACGTGGCGCTCGCCCTGCGACCTCGTCATCATCCCGCAGGACAGCCCTTCCCTGGAGGGCGCCGTCAACACCGCGACCAATTGCCTGCTCCACCTCGAACTCCCCACCAATGAGGTGATCTACAAGCAGGTACGGGATTGGGTGGCTGCCAACGAGGAGGGAGCCGCTGCGGCGAATTGGTAG
- a CDS encoding RluA family pseudouridine synthase: protein MSQKPAPTKSAAALASNEPDKIETIVEIDVPPGQEGGVRLDVYLAGKIANATRAKVQRGIKDGNVDVNGKTREKTSWSVQPGDHIVCRIMRPPPIVVTPEDIPLDVVYEDEYLLVVNKPAGMVVHPAFGHRTGTLINALLHHVGAGPLAAEDLDEETDEDVGLAMDDVGPRFEGDVTVRPGLVHRLDKDTSGLMVVAKSDTVAAQLGKQFAERTIDREYIALLWGRPDPEEGRIETWLGRDPRNRKLIAVRPEDEGKWAATNYWMEQDLGFLSLVRFKLETGRTHQIRVHAKHIGRPIFGDTTYGGETIRFGPSVGSRKAFFHNQFATLPHQALHARTLGFTHPASGEQVFFETPMHPAMQQVVDRIREVEGGGQWDGK, encoded by the coding sequence ATGTCCCAGAAGCCCGCCCCGACCAAGTCCGCTGCCGCCCTCGCGAGCAACGAGCCCGACAAGATTGAGACCATCGTCGAGATCGACGTGCCGCCGGGGCAGGAGGGGGGCGTGCGCCTGGACGTGTACCTCGCGGGCAAGATCGCGAACGCGACGCGGGCGAAGGTGCAGCGCGGCATCAAGGACGGCAACGTGGACGTGAACGGCAAGACGCGCGAAAAGACCTCGTGGAGCGTGCAGCCTGGCGATCACATCGTGTGCCGCATCATGCGCCCCCCGCCCATCGTGGTGACGCCAGAGGACATCCCGCTGGACGTGGTCTACGAAGATGAGTACCTGCTGGTCGTTAACAAGCCGGCCGGGATGGTGGTGCACCCTGCGTTCGGGCATAGGACCGGGACGCTTATCAACGCGTTGCTGCACCACGTCGGCGCGGGGCCTCTGGCGGCGGAGGACCTGGACGAGGAGACCGACGAGGACGTGGGCCTCGCGATGGACGACGTGGGGCCGCGCTTCGAGGGCGACGTGACCGTGCGGCCCGGCCTCGTGCACCGTCTGGACAAGGACACGAGCGGCCTCATGGTCGTCGCGAAGTCCGACACGGTCGCGGCGCAGCTCGGCAAGCAGTTCGCCGAGCGCACCATCGACCGGGAATACATCGCGCTACTCTGGGGACGCCCCGATCCCGAGGAAGGCCGCATCGAGACGTGGCTGGGACGCGACCCGCGCAACCGCAAGCTGATCGCGGTCCGGCCCGAAGACGAAGGCAAGTGGGCCGCGACGAACTACTGGATGGAGCAGGACCTCGGCTTCCTCTCGCTCGTGCGGTTCAAGCTCGAAACCGGGCGCACGCACCAGATCCGCGTCCATGCCAAGCACATCGGGCGGCCCATCTTCGGCGACACAACGTACGGCGGTGAGACGATCCGCTTTGGCCCATCGGTAGGGAGCCGAAAGGCGTTCTTCCACAACCAGTTTGCCACGCTCCCGCACCAGGCGCTCCACGCCCGCACGCTCGGCTTCACGCACCCGGCCTCTGGCGAGCAGGTGTTCTTCGAGACGCCCATGCACCCCGCGATGCAGCAGGTCGTGGACCGCATCCGTGAGGTGGAAGGCGGAGGGCAGTGGGACGGGAAGTAA
- a CDS encoding aminotransferase class V-fold PLP-dependent enzyme produces the protein MIPSLRNATAYPAEGIVYLDHAATGPLATPTVEAMTAYLLERSRTSPNNFETVLPRLEAGRAAIAQLIGTGAENVEYVPNTSYGINVLARGLAWKAGDRVAVPESEFPANLLPWLALEPLGVTVDRIPCTDGCFSLQDAEAALTPQTRVLAVSWVQFLSGFRAPLAELGAMCRARGVLLAVDGIQGVGALEMRFDELGLDFLASGGQKWMLGPQGSAFVAVAPALQTQLEPMRGWLNGPVDWEDFGSTGLDVHPDATRFRVGTLATAPILGLLASVEQFLDAGTAEVESSVLRASGRLGAALDALGLSRWGASGEPRSGIVTYEHGAPDALREHLLARGVWISVRDRKLRFAPHATTSDDDLDRTAEAVRDFARTSVPVA, from the coding sequence ATGATTCCAAGCCTCCGAAACGCCACCGCATACCCCGCCGAGGGCATCGTATACCTCGACCACGCCGCGACCGGGCCTCTGGCGACGCCGACCGTTGAGGCGATGACGGCATATTTACTGGAGCGAAGCCGTACGAGCCCGAACAACTTTGAGACGGTCTTGCCGCGCCTGGAAGCGGGGCGCGCTGCGATCGCGCAGCTGATCGGCACGGGCGCTGAGAATGTGGAGTACGTGCCCAACACGTCGTACGGGATCAACGTGCTCGCCAGAGGCCTGGCGTGGAAAGCGGGCGACCGCGTGGCCGTCCCCGAGAGCGAGTTCCCTGCCAACCTTCTGCCGTGGCTCGCGTTGGAGCCGCTCGGCGTCACGGTGGATCGCATTCCGTGCACCGACGGTTGCTTCTCGCTCCAAGACGCAGAGGCGGCGCTCACGCCCCAGACGCGCGTGCTCGCCGTTTCGTGGGTGCAGTTCCTTTCCGGCTTCCGGGCGCCTCTGGCGGAGTTGGGCGCGATGTGCCGCGCCAGAGGCGTGCTTCTCGCCGTCGACGGCATCCAGGGCGTCGGCGCGCTGGAGATGCGGTTTGACGAACTCGGCCTGGACTTCCTGGCCTCTGGCGGGCAGAAATGGATGTTGGGGCCGCAGGGCTCCGCCTTCGTGGCCGTTGCGCCCGCGCTCCAAACTCAGTTGGAGCCGATGCGCGGTTGGCTGAATGGGCCCGTGGACTGGGAGGACTTCGGCTCCACCGGCCTGGACGTGCACCCAGACGCGACGCGCTTCCGCGTCGGTACGCTGGCGACGGCGCCCATCTTGGGGCTTCTGGCGAGCGTGGAGCAGTTCCTCGATGCGGGCACCGCCGAGGTGGAGTCCTCGGTCCTGCGCGCCAGCGGCCGGCTGGGAGCCGCGCTGGACGCGCTCGGCCTCTCGCGGTGGGGAGCCTCTGGCGAGCCGCGCTCCGGCATCGTCACGTACGAGCACGGCGCCCCCGACGCGCTCCGTGAGCACCTCCTCGCCAGAGGCGTCTGGATCAGCGTCCGAGACCGGAAGCTCCGCTTTGCCCCCCACGCGACGACAAGCGACGACGACCTCGACCGGACGGCCGAAGCGGTCCGAGACTTCGCGCGCACGTCCGTGCCGGTGGCGTAG
- a CDS encoding ExbD/TolR family protein, whose product MGKFTKKSNAKQEIPTASLPDIIFMLLIFFMVTTVLRETELLVVNRLPQASAVEKIDQKRLIKYLYVGANKETGEEAVQVDDAIVDDLTDIRDLMYIRLREEPRTIVSMNVDKEIETGTLYDVQQELREAEALRINYSTAAEAE is encoded by the coding sequence ATGGGCAAGTTCACAAAGAAGAGCAACGCGAAGCAGGAGATCCCGACAGCCTCGCTGCCGGACATCATCTTCATGCTGCTGATCTTCTTCATGGTGACGACGGTGCTCCGCGAGACGGAACTCCTCGTCGTCAACCGTCTGCCGCAGGCATCGGCGGTGGAGAAGATCGACCAGAAGCGCCTTATCAAGTACCTCTACGTCGGCGCCAACAAGGAGACCGGCGAGGAGGCCGTGCAGGTCGACGACGCCATCGTTGACGACCTGACCGACATCCGCGACCTGATGTACATCCGCCTCCGCGAGGAGCCGCGGACCATCGTGTCGATGAACGTCGACAAGGAGATTGAGACGGGTACGCTGTACGACGTGCAGCAGGAGCTCCGCGAAGCGGAGGCCCTCCGGATCAACTACTCGACGGCAGCCGAGGCGGAGTAA
- a CDS encoding ExbD/TolR family protein: MPLLKRRTKRDAEIGTASMADIAFLLLIFFLLVTTINTEKGIYMQLPPKLDSTVDPPEIKDRNLLVILVNNNGDVLVEGEFMNVAAIRDEVKKHITNFGQLPGYSENAEKAVVSFKTERALPYERYVEVLDEIKGAYNDVRNSYANSEFGAPDYATYRSRLPEDNPDTPEDEGQDMVSDRFPLKISLAEPDQG; encoded by the coding sequence ATGCCGCTCCTCAAACGACGTACGAAGCGAGACGCGGAGATCGGTACGGCCTCCATGGCCGACATCGCGTTCCTGCTGCTCATCTTCTTCCTGCTGGTCACCACGATCAACACGGAGAAGGGCATCTACATGCAGCTCCCTCCGAAGCTCGACTCCACGGTCGATCCCCCGGAGATCAAGGACCGCAACCTCCTCGTCATCCTCGTCAACAACAACGGCGACGTGTTGGTGGAAGGTGAGTTCATGAACGTCGCCGCGATCCGCGACGAGGTCAAGAAGCACATCACCAACTTCGGCCAGCTTCCGGGCTACTCCGAGAACGCCGAGAAGGCGGTCGTGTCCTTCAAGACCGAGCGCGCGCTCCCATACGAGCGCTATGTGGAGGTCCTGGACGAGATCAAGGGCGCCTACAACGACGTGCGCAACTCGTACGCCAACAGCGAGTTCGGCGCGCCGGACTACGCGACCTACAGGAGCCGTCTCCCCGAGGACAACCCGGATACGCCAGAGGACGAGGGCCAGGACATGGTCTCCGACCGGTTCCCGCTCAAGATCTCTCTCGCCGAGCCCGACCAGGGCTGA
- a CDS encoding MotA/TolQ/ExbB proton channel family protein, with the protein MKLTLLFLLQDAESGYVNDLVYRFNEGGEWMWPILIALIIGLAIAFERILSLNRSDINAPKFMARVKEALDNGGVSAAEDVCANTRGPVASVVQAGLLRYDEGMDAVEKAVVSYGSIEMSFLERGLVWLSLFITIAPMLGFLGTVIGMVAAFDAIQQAGDISPTLVAGGIKIALLTTVFGLIAAMILQVFYNYCVSKIDRITADMEEASVELIDSLALMNMGRPVALGAGNRRTLPNPKRELGTGDDVTKVDL; encoded by the coding sequence ATGAAGCTCACCCTCCTCTTCCTGCTCCAGGACGCCGAGTCCGGGTACGTCAACGATCTCGTATACCGTTTTAACGAGGGTGGCGAATGGATGTGGCCCATCCTTATCGCCCTCATCATCGGCCTCGCGATCGCCTTCGAGCGCATCCTGTCTCTCAACCGGTCCGACATCAACGCGCCGAAGTTCATGGCCCGCGTCAAGGAGGCGCTGGACAACGGCGGCGTCAGCGCGGCCGAGGACGTCTGCGCCAACACGCGCGGCCCCGTCGCCTCCGTCGTTCAGGCAGGCCTGCTCCGCTACGACGAGGGCATGGACGCGGTCGAGAAGGCCGTCGTCTCCTACGGCTCCATCGAGATGAGCTTCCTCGAGCGCGGTCTCGTCTGGCTCTCGCTCTTCATCACCATCGCCCCGATGCTCGGCTTCCTCGGAACCGTTATCGGCATGGTCGCGGCGTTCGACGCCATCCAGCAGGCCGGTGACATCTCGCCGACCCTCGTTGCCGGTGGTATCAAGATCGCCCTCCTGACCACGGTCTTCGGCCTCATCGCGGCCATGATCCTGCAGGTGTTCTACAACTACTGCGTTTCCAAGATCGACCGCATCACGGCCGACATGGAGGAGGCATCGGTTGAGCTCATCGACTCGCTGGCGCTGATGAACATGGGCCGCCCTGTCGCCCTCGGCGCCGGCAACCGTCGGACGCTGCCGAACCCGAAGCGCGAGCTCGGCACCGGTGACGACGTGACCAAGGTCGACCTCTAG
- a CDS encoding S41 family peptidase — MTRSRLRPALATGALALALALVFQVGGAFSSSEGVQQSMKVQEAYNLIIESYVEDVDSAKLAESAIEGMLADLDPHSIYISPEEMRAVRESFNATFDGIGIYYEFVEGEADQDTLVVLMPIAGGPSEEAGLEAGDRIVMIDDTSSVGFDTELVQKYLKGPRGTRVDLVVKRPGFRQPLEFTITRDRIPLETVVSTYMLDDETGYIKLQRFARTSHEEVKQSIRELRAQGMERLVLDLRDNAGGLLDQAYAISDEFLEAGEMIVYTDSRHPRNRRQYVATSGGMFEDDPLIVLVNENSASASEIVAGAVQDHDRGLLVGRQTFGKGLVQQQFPLSDGSVMQMTVSRYYTPTGRLIQTPYEVGESDDDYFSHKRELRDAIAEKIEAGGMMDGDAFASLLPDSLKYQTDGGRTVYGGGGIFPDYVVGIDTLSRTGQIVIGKALDSQFAREFVASHPGIAAEWEGRQRAFARGYELPAGTMEEFLAFAERTGTRVVDERSGEDDADAISRAELDEARTTIETRIRAFIARRTFGIDAFFPVVGQIDPTLTQATRLWDTASRLASL, encoded by the coding sequence ATGACCCGCTCTCGTCTCCGCCCGGCGCTTGCCACCGGTGCCCTTGCCCTCGCACTCGCCCTCGTCTTTCAGGTGGGCGGCGCGTTCTCCTCCTCGGAAGGCGTGCAGCAGTCGATGAAGGTGCAAGAGGCGTACAACCTCATCATCGAGTCCTACGTCGAGGACGTGGACTCAGCAAAGCTGGCCGAGAGCGCCATCGAGGGCATGTTGGCCGACCTCGACCCGCACTCCATTTACATCTCGCCAGAGGAGATGCGCGCCGTCCGCGAGAGCTTTAACGCGACGTTCGACGGCATCGGGATCTACTACGAGTTCGTTGAGGGCGAGGCCGATCAGGACACGCTCGTTGTCCTGATGCCCATCGCGGGTGGCCCCAGCGAGGAGGCTGGCTTGGAGGCCGGAGACCGGATCGTCATGATCGACGACACCAGCTCGGTCGGCTTCGATACCGAGCTCGTGCAGAAGTACCTCAAGGGCCCGCGCGGTACGCGAGTGGACCTCGTGGTGAAGCGGCCCGGCTTCCGCCAGCCGCTGGAGTTCACGATCACCCGCGACCGGATCCCGCTCGAAACCGTCGTCTCCACCTACATGCTGGACGATGAGACGGGCTACATCAAGCTCCAGCGCTTTGCGCGCACCAGCCACGAGGAGGTCAAGCAGTCCATCCGCGAACTCCGCGCTCAGGGCATGGAGCGCCTCGTGCTGGACCTGCGTGACAACGCTGGCGGCCTGCTCGATCAGGCGTACGCCATCTCCGACGAGTTCTTGGAGGCTGGCGAGATGATCGTCTACACCGATAGCCGTCACCCACGCAACCGCCGTCAGTACGTCGCCACCTCTGGCGGGATGTTCGAGGATGACCCGCTGATCGTGCTCGTCAACGAGAACAGCGCGAGCGCGAGCGAGATCGTCGCAGGCGCCGTGCAGGACCACGACCGCGGCCTGCTCGTCGGGCGCCAGACCTTTGGCAAGGGGCTCGTGCAGCAGCAGTTCCCGCTTTCCGATGGCTCGGTGATGCAGATGACCGTCTCGCGCTATTACACCCCAACCGGGCGCCTTATTCAGACCCCCTATGAGGTCGGCGAAAGTGACGACGATTACTTCTCGCACAAGCGCGAGCTCCGCGACGCCATCGCCGAGAAGATCGAGGCCGGTGGCATGATGGACGGCGACGCGTTCGCGTCCCTGCTCCCGGATTCGCTCAAGTACCAAACCGATGGCGGCCGGACCGTCTACGGCGGTGGCGGCATCTTCCCCGACTACGTCGTGGGGATCGACACGCTCTCGCGGACGGGCCAGATCGTAATCGGCAAGGCGCTGGACAGCCAGTTTGCGCGCGAGTTCGTCGCGTCTCATCCGGGGATCGCAGCGGAGTGGGAGGGACGCCAGCGCGCCTTCGCCAGAGGCTATGAGCTTCCGGCAGGCACGATGGAGGAGTTCCTCGCCTTTGCCGAGCGCACCGGCACGCGCGTCGTGGACGAGCGCTCCGGAGAGGACGACGCCGACGCGATCTCGCGCGCCGAACTCGACGAGGCGCGCACCACGATCGAGACGCGCATCCGGGCCTTTATCGCCCGCCGCACGTTCGGCATCGACGCCTTCTTCCCGGTCGTCGGGCAGATCGACCCGACGCTGACGCAGGCGACCCGTCTCTGGGATACCGCCTCGCGCCTCGCGTCGCTGTAG
- a CDS encoding glycosyltransferase, with protein MPSSATTIAAPDAARSASPPAPRVSVVVPTLNEETTLATLLRPLREHASGLDVEIIVSDGGSTDGTLAIALSLADRVVVHDAAHRQTIAAGRNAGAHEALAEAGDVLLFLNADIGLPEDLPLFIREVTAAARTHGAATCRVIVDPQEARPMERVVLGACNALYWGINTLRIVGMGRGEVHAVRRDVFEAVGGYREHLAAGEDFDLFKRVLRHPGARVAFLWRHIVHESPRRYRQRGLFRTMGAWALNATWVALGDRSRSTEWEVVR; from the coding sequence ATGCCGTCTTCCGCGACCACGATCGCCGCGCCCGACGCGGCCCGCTCTGCCTCGCCGCCCGCCCCGCGGGTCAGCGTCGTCGTGCCGACGCTCAACGAGGAGACCACGCTCGCCACGCTTCTGCGCCCGCTCCGCGAGCACGCCAGCGGCCTGGACGTGGAGATCATCGTCAGCGACGGCGGCTCCACCGACGGCACGCTCGCCATCGCGCTCAGCCTCGCCGACCGCGTCGTGGTGCACGATGCCGCGCACCGGCAGACTATCGCGGCCGGGCGCAACGCCGGCGCCCACGAGGCTCTAGCGGAAGCGGGCGACGTGCTCCTCTTCTTGAACGCCGACATCGGGTTGCCGGAGGACCTGCCCCTGTTTATTCGCGAGGTGACAGCCGCCGCGCGGACCCACGGCGCCGCCACGTGCCGCGTGATTGTGGACCCGCAAGAGGCCCGGCCGATGGAGCGCGTCGTGCTCGGCGCGTGCAACGCTCTGTATTGGGGCATCAACACGCTGCGCATCGTCGGCATGGGCAGGGGAGAGGTTCACGCCGTCCGCCGCGACGTGTTCGAGGCCGTCGGGGGCTACCGCGAGCACCTCGCAGCGGGCGAGGACTTCGACCTGTTTAAGCGCGTGCTGCGCCACCCGGGCGCGCGCGTGGCATTCCTCTGGCGTCACATCGTCCACGAGAGCCCGCGGCGGTACCGTCAGCGCGGCCTGTTCCGCACGATGGGCGCCTGGGCGCTCAACGCCACCTGGGTGGCCCTCGGCGACCGCTCGCGGTCGACCGAGTGGGAAGTCGTGCGCTAA
- a CDS encoding DNA polymerase/3'-5' exonuclease PolX: MTNKLIARQLRTAGELLELTGGNAFRARAFASASRTVDRMDEPAAQYDVQELTTVRGIGKGIAADIREIVETGTLSLNESLLQSLPPGLPEVLRVKGLGPKKVRAMWQELDVASLEDLEQAAASGALASLPGFGAKTVQNVLASIEQLKVYRGKSHYAKALPEAEAARDALRAAGHRAEITGAIRRQCIIIDRAEIVTDASPEAAAAALSAYRVTDGMGTLPNGQPLHLHTASPEAFGTVLWRTTGSEAHLGLWREAFGEPDDVAEESEIFEAAGVGFIPPPIREGTWEVQAARGGTLPTLVTLEDLRGTLHNHSTWSDGADTLHEMAEAARARGLTYYGIGDHSRSLHIAHGLSLEELAAQQKEAAELNEAYAARGEDFRILTGSECDILQDGTMDFPDSALAELDVVVASVHINLSMTEAEATERILRAVANPHVDILGHATGRLLLRREGYPINVDAVLDACAEHHTAIELNANPWRLDLDWQHLRAARERGIPVSINPDAHVTDGLDDTRWGVAAAQKAGLEAADVLNARSREALLEWTGATVS; the protein is encoded by the coding sequence ATGACGAACAAACTCATCGCCCGCCAGCTGCGCACCGCTGGCGAACTGCTCGAACTCACAGGCGGCAACGCGTTTCGCGCGCGGGCCTTCGCCTCCGCCTCCCGGACCGTGGACCGCATGGACGAGCCCGCCGCCCAGTACGACGTGCAGGAGCTGACGACCGTCCGCGGCATCGGCAAAGGCATCGCCGCCGATATCCGCGAGATCGTCGAGACCGGCACGCTTTCGCTCAACGAGTCGCTTTTGCAGAGCCTCCCGCCGGGCCTCCCCGAGGTGCTCCGCGTGAAGGGCCTCGGCCCCAAAAAGGTCCGCGCGATGTGGCAGGAACTGGACGTGGCCAGCCTGGAAGACCTAGAGCAGGCCGCGGCCTCTGGCGCGCTCGCCTCGCTCCCCGGCTTCGGCGCCAAAACCGTCCAGAACGTCCTCGCGAGCATCGAGCAACTCAAGGTGTACCGCGGCAAGTCCCACTACGCCAAGGCGCTTCCCGAGGCCGAAGCCGCCCGCGATGCGCTCCGAGCCGCAGGCCATCGCGCCGAAATCACGGGCGCCATCCGCCGCCAGTGCATCATCATCGACCGCGCCGAGATCGTGACCGACGCGTCGCCAGAGGCCGCCGCCGCTGCGCTGAGCGCGTACCGCGTGACCGACGGCATGGGCACGCTCCCCAACGGTCAGCCGCTCCACCTCCATACCGCCTCGCCAGAGGCCTTTGGAACCGTCCTCTGGCGCACGACCGGCAGCGAGGCCCACCTCGGCCTCTGGCGCGAGGCGTTCGGCGAGCCCGACGACGTGGCCGAGGAGTCCGAGATTTTCGAGGCCGCGGGCGTCGGGTTCATCCCGCCGCCGATCCGAGAGGGTACGTGGGAGGTGCAGGCCGCCAGAGGCGGGACGCTCCCCACGCTCGTGACGCTGGAGGATCTGCGCGGCACGCTCCACAACCACAGCACGTGGAGCGACGGCGCCGACACGCTCCACGAGATGGCGGAGGCAGCCCGCGCCAGAGGCCTCACGTATTACGGCATTGGCGATCACAGCCGAAGCCTGCACATCGCGCACGGCCTTTCACTAGAAGAGCTCGCGGCGCAGCAGAAAGAAGCCGCCGAGTTGAACGAGGCGTACGCCGCCAGAGGCGAGGACTTCCGCATCCTCACGGGCTCGGAGTGCGACATCCTCCAGGACGGCACGATGGACTTCCCGGACAGTGCCCTCGCGGAACTCGACGTCGTCGTGGCCAGCGTGCACATCAACCTTTCGATGACTGAGGCCGAGGCGACGGAGCGGATCCTCCGAGCCGTCGCGAACCCACACGTCGACATCCTGGGCCACGCTACCGGGCGGCTGCTTCTCCGCCGCGAGGGCTACCCCATCAACGTGGACGCGGTCCTGGACGCCTGCGCGGAGCACCATACCGCCATCGAGCTCAACGCCAACCCGTGGCGCCTGGACTTGGACTGGCAGCACCTCCGCGCGGCGCGCGAGCGGGGCATCCCGGTCTCCATCAACCCGGACGCCCACGTGACGGACGGGCTGGACGACACGCGCTGGGGCGTGGCGGCGGCGCAGAAGGCGGGGCTGGAAGCCGCCGACGTGCTCAACGCTCGCTCTCGCGAAGCGCTTCTGGAGTGGACCGGCGCCACGGTTTCCTGA